The following DNA comes from Bacteroidota bacterium.
ACTTTCCCATCCTCCAGTTATGCTATTTGAAGATATATATAAGACAATCGCCACTACCGGGAAGGGTTCCTTTCGCGACCGGGGCAGCAAATTTATTTCCTTTGCAATTCCCGTTAAGGATGAAGAAGAAATAAAAGAAGCCCTGAAAGGTCTTAAAAAAGAATTTTACAACGCGACACATCATTGTTATGCATGGTTATTAGGCTCTGATAAGCTTGCTTTCAGGATGAACGACGACGGCGAACCTTCGGGTTCGGCAGGCAGACCCATACTGGGGCAGATACAATCAAAAGATTTAACGAATGTTCTGGTGGTTGTTATCCGTTATTACGGTGGCACAAATCTGGGTGTTCCCGGCCTTATCAACGCATACAAAACCTCTGCCCGCGAAGCGCTGGATAATGCGCAGGTTCTGGAAAAAACCGTGAACGACATCTATGAAATTCAGTTCCATTATCCTCACATGAACGACGTTATGCGCATCATGAAAGATGAGAAACTGGAGCAGGTAAATCATTGTTTTCAGGATAACTGCAGTATTGTATTTTCAGTTCGCAAAAACGATTCGGCACGCGTACATGATTCAATTGTAAAAATTGATGGCGTGAAGGTGGAATACCTGCGTACGGAATAGCGATTGCGAATATTGTGTAAATTGCCGATACTTTTTGTACGAATTAATTTTTGAAAAATGAGAAAAATTATCCTCATCGTATTGGTATGCATAAGCATTAATTCCTTTTCGCAAGGGGTTGGAATCAATACTTCCGGACTTCCGGCCGATAACAGTGCAATGCTTGATGTAAGCAGCACCGACCGTGGCGTACTTGTTTCGCGCATGACCGAAGCTCAGCGCAATGCCATCGTTAATCCCGTTGAGGGCTTGCTTATTTTCAACACCACATCAAAGTGTTTCAACTTTTACAAAAATGGCGCATGGGTTGAGATGTGCGGTGGTTGCATACTGCCTCCTGTACCCGGTGCAATTACAGGTTCTGTGAGTTTTTGTGCAAACTATACCGGCGCTGCGTTTTCTGTTACTGCGGTAAACGGCGCTACCAGCTATACCTGGAGTGTGCCTTCGGGTGCTGTAATTGCGAGTGGTCAGGGAACTACAGCAATAGTTGTGAATTTCGGCGCTTTATCGGGTAATGTCAGCGTTGTTGCTGATAATAATTGCGGCAGCACTGCCGCCAGTACACTATCAGTAAC
Coding sequences within:
- a CDS encoding YigZ family protein → MLFEDIYKTIATTGKGSFRDRGSKFISFAIPVKDEEEIKEALKGLKKEFYNATHHCYAWLLGSDKLAFRMNDDGEPSGSAGRPILGQIQSKDLTNVLVVVIRYYGGTNLGVPGLINAYKTSAREALDNAQVLEKTVNDIYEIQFHYPHMNDVMRIMKDEKLEQVNHCFQDNCSIVFSVRKNDSARVHDSIVKIDGVKVEYLRTE